One genomic window of Nocardioides daphniae includes the following:
- a CDS encoding DUF3151 family protein yields MRRDRLYRSSKHSWCCFGLLADQLTWERRELVFIGVLCFTMGMQNAVITKISFAQIRTTHVTGMVTDIGIELGKLAYRHRRHDLDPVVADVRKLGVLSLLVGLFFVGGVLGTLGYLEFGFAVVVPLALCLLAAASALLLADLKGRGRPPGERLVPVALARLSERRGRLVGMPHVDLMAGPPPTHLPVDPAAAELEGGATPAAVVRSHPESPVAWATLAEQARDAGADDVTVYAYARVGYHRSLDMLRRNGWKGHGPVPWEHEPNRGFLRALALLALSARAIGETGEWERCSEFLRDSSPAAYDALLG; encoded by the coding sequence GTGCGCCGCGACCGTCTGTACCGGTCCTCGAAGCACTCCTGGTGCTGCTTCGGGCTGCTCGCCGACCAGCTGACGTGGGAGCGGCGCGAGCTCGTCTTCATCGGGGTGCTGTGCTTCACGATGGGCATGCAGAACGCGGTGATCACCAAGATCTCGTTCGCCCAGATCCGCACCACGCACGTGACCGGCATGGTCACCGACATCGGCATCGAGCTGGGCAAGCTCGCCTACCGCCACCGGCGCCACGACCTCGACCCGGTGGTCGCCGACGTCCGCAAGCTCGGCGTGCTCTCCCTGCTCGTCGGCCTCTTCTTCGTGGGCGGCGTGCTGGGCACGCTCGGCTACCTCGAGTTCGGCTTCGCCGTGGTCGTCCCGCTCGCGCTGTGCCTGCTGGCCGCGGCGAGCGCGCTGCTGCTCGCCGACCTGAAGGGACGGGGGCGCCCTCCCGGTGAGCGGCTCGTCCCGGTCGCCCTCGCCCGGTTGTCGGAGCGCCGTGGCAGGCTTGTCGGCATGCCTCACGTCGACCTGATGGCGGGACCCCCGCCCACGCACCTCCCCGTTGACCCTGCTGCCGCCGAGCTCGAGGGCGGCGCCACCCCTGCTGCGGTGGTCCGCAGCCACCCCGAGTCCCCCGTCGCCTGGGCGACGCTGGCCGAGCAGGCCCGCGACGCCGGCGCCGACGACGTCACGGTCTACGCCTACGCACGCGTCGGGTACCACCGCTCGCTCGACATGCTGCGCCGCAACGGCTGGAAGGGCCACGGCCCGGTGCCGTGGGAGCACGAGCCCAACCGCGGCTTCCTGCGCGCGCTCGCGCTGCTCGCCCTCTCCGCCCGCGCCATCGGCGAGACCGGCGAGTGGGAGCGCTGCTCGGAGTTCCTGCGCGACTCGAGCCCTGCTGCGTACGACGCCCTGCTGGGCTGA
- a CDS encoding fasciclin domain-containing protein, with the protein MRGTTAEKRATGRHGGARTIERKSHEAPHRFHRSPRHGRHRLRHRRPGQPGQRRPKERSLVKVLTSDGNHFDKNRNDFDIVTEAALAVVKAKPESPVALLADGSVKLTAFIPNDEAFRLLAQDLTGKRLKSEKRIFNTLVKVAGVDTIEQVLLYHVVPGVKINSKAALKANNAVLTTAQGGTFKVKVRGGKKPQIKLLDRDPNNRNPRVILSKVDINKGNKQIAHGIDRVLRPIDL; encoded by the coding sequence GTGCGGGGCACAACTGCGGAGAAGAGGGCAACAGGGCGCCACGGTGGCGCCCGGACGATCGAGAGGAAGTCCCATGAAGCGCCTCACCGGTTCCATCGCAGCCCTCGCCACGGCCGCCACCGTCTTCGCCACCGTCGGCCCGGTCAGCCCGGCCAACGCCGCCCCAAGGAGCGTTCGCTCGTCAAGGTCCTCACCTCCGACGGCAACCACTTCGACAAGAACCGCAACGACTTCGACATCGTCACCGAGGCCGCCCTGGCCGTGGTGAAGGCGAAGCCCGAGTCGCCCGTCGCCCTGCTGGCCGACGGCAGCGTCAAGCTGACCGCCTTCATCCCCAACGACGAGGCCTTCCGCCTGCTCGCCCAGGACCTGACCGGCAAGCGCCTCAAGTCCGAGAAGCGGATCTTCAACACCCTGGTCAAGGTGGCCGGCGTCGACACCATCGAGCAGGTCCTGCTCTACCACGTGGTGCCGGGCGTGAAGATCAACAGCAAGGCGGCCCTCAAGGCCAACAACGCGGTGCTCACCACCGCGCAGGGCGGCACCTTCAAGGTCAAGGTCCGCGGGGGCAAGAAGCCGCAGATCAAGCTGCTCGACCGCGACCCCAACAACCGCAACCCGCGCGTGATCCTGTCGAAGGTCGACATCAACAAGGGCAACAAGCAGATCGCGCACGGCATCGACCGCGTGCTGCGCCCGATCGACCTCTGA
- a CDS encoding phosphoribosylglycinamide synthetase C domain-containing protein, whose amino-acid sequence MLASAGYPESSSKGDVITGVEDAGLMADVDVIHAGTATDDQGRLVTAGGRVLAVRALGSDVAEARAKAYAGAEKISFDGLQRRSDIAAEPLGVIEGASLKESDR is encoded by the coding sequence GTGCTGGCCTCGGCTGGCTACCCCGAGTCGTCCTCGAAGGGCGACGTCATCACCGGCGTCGAGGATGCCGGCCTGATGGCTGACGTCGACGTGATCCACGCCGGCACCGCCACCGACGACCAGGGCCGCCTGGTCACCGCCGGCGGCCGCGTCCTGGCCGTCCGCGCGCTCGGCAGCGACGTCGCCGAGGCCCGCGCGAAGGCGTACGCAGGCGCCGAGAAGATTTCGTTCGACGGCCTCCAGCGCCGCTCGGACATCGCAGCCGAACCGTTGGGCGTCATCGAGGGCGCCTCACTCAAGGAGTCTGACCGCTGA
- a CDS encoding BCCT family transporter, with amino-acid sequence MLALLLALFVFLVGPTVFVLNMVPTALGAYVDQMGVMAGRTGAEGPEVASWLGSWTVFYWAWWVSWTPFVGMFIARISRGRTIRQFVSGVLLVPSVVSLLWFAIFGGAAIFETQNGADLGDNSTQVLFRLLDQYPIAEVTSILVMVLVGIFFVSGADAASIVMGSLSERGAVEPKRLNVIFWGSLTGAVAAVMLVIGNNSGQGGDAALQGLQNVTIVAALPFVAVMIGICVSLVRDLSRDPIVVRRAYAISRVEEAVVQGLTDHGDEFALAVVHDEAGTNPVVPAEVDEPGAAVVAEGVADVPVDVTRDSEAAGTVDDGDAAGDKQPVA; translated from the coding sequence GTGCTGGCCCTGCTCCTGGCGCTCTTCGTCTTCCTGGTCGGCCCGACCGTCTTCGTGCTCAACATGGTGCCCACCGCGCTGGGCGCCTACGTCGACCAGATGGGCGTGATGGCCGGCCGCACCGGCGCCGAGGGCCCCGAGGTCGCCTCGTGGCTCGGCTCCTGGACCGTCTTCTACTGGGCCTGGTGGGTCAGCTGGACCCCCTTCGTCGGCATGTTCATCGCCCGCATCTCGCGCGGCCGCACCATCCGCCAGTTCGTCTCCGGCGTGCTGCTCGTGCCGAGCGTGGTGAGCCTGCTCTGGTTCGCGATCTTCGGTGGCGCCGCCATCTTCGAGACGCAGAACGGCGCCGACCTCGGCGACAACTCCACCCAGGTGCTCTTCCGGCTGCTCGACCAGTACCCGATCGCCGAGGTCACCAGCATCCTGGTGATGGTCCTGGTCGGCATCTTCTTCGTCTCCGGCGCCGACGCGGCCTCCATCGTGATGGGGTCGCTGTCGGAGCGCGGCGCGGTCGAGCCCAAGCGGCTCAACGTCATCTTCTGGGGCTCCCTCACCGGCGCCGTTGCCGCGGTCATGCTGGTGATCGGCAACAACTCCGGCCAGGGCGGCGACGCGGCCCTCCAGGGCCTGCAGAACGTCACGATCGTGGCGGCGCTGCCGTTCGTCGCGGTGATGATCGGCATCTGCGTCTCGCTGGTGCGCGACCTCAGCCGCGACCCGATCGTCGTACGCCGCGCCTACGCCATCTCGCGCGTCGAGGAGGCCGTCGTGCAGGGCCTCACCGACCACGGCGACGAGTTCGCCCTGGCGGTCGTGCACGACGAGGCGGGCACCAACCCGGTCGTGCCGGCCGAGGTGGACGAGCCCGGCGCGGCCGTGGTGGCCGAGGGGGTCGCCGACGTCCCGGTCGACGTCACCCGCGACAGCGAGGCCGCCGGGACCGTCGATGACGGTGACGCTGCCGGCGACAAGCAACCGGTGGCCTGA
- a CDS encoding adenylosuccinate synthase, producing MPAIMVLGAQWGDEGKGKATDLLASTTDNIDYVVRTSGGHNAGHTIVVNGEKFATHLLPSGILTPGATCVIGNGVVVSPEALFRELDLLIDRGVELAPLIVSANAHVIASYHSTIDKVTERFLGKNQIGTTGRGIGPAYADKINRVGIRIADLFDEGILREKVEAALDTRNHLLTKVFNRRAIEVDAVVEELLSYTERLHPMVADTSLLLNRVLDEGKTVLFEGAQATMLDVDHGTYPFVTSSNPVAGGVCVGAGIGPTRVDRVIGVIKAYTTRVGAGPFPTELFDADGEALQRIGGEIGVSTGRTRRCGWYDAVIARYATRVNGLTDFFLTKLDVLTGWEKIPVCVAYEVDGQRVDEMPMTQTEFHHAKPVYEYLDGWTEDISGCRSFEDLPATAQAYVKRLEELSGTRIWAVGVGPGREQTVVVHPD from the coding sequence ATGCCCGCGATCATGGTTCTGGGCGCCCAGTGGGGCGACGAAGGCAAGGGCAAGGCGACCGACCTGCTCGCCTCCACCACCGACAACATCGACTACGTCGTGCGGACGAGTGGTGGCCACAACGCCGGCCACACGATCGTCGTCAACGGGGAGAAGTTCGCGACGCACCTGCTGCCCAGCGGCATCCTCACCCCCGGCGCGACCTGCGTCATCGGCAACGGCGTCGTCGTCTCGCCCGAGGCGCTCTTCCGCGAGCTCGACCTGCTCATCGACCGCGGCGTGGAGCTCGCCCCGCTCATCGTCAGCGCCAACGCGCACGTGATCGCCTCCTACCACTCGACGATCGACAAGGTCACCGAGCGGTTCCTCGGCAAGAACCAGATCGGCACCACCGGCCGCGGCATCGGCCCGGCCTACGCCGACAAGATCAACCGCGTCGGCATCCGCATCGCCGACCTCTTCGACGAGGGCATCCTGCGCGAGAAGGTCGAGGCGGCCCTCGACACGCGCAACCACCTGCTGACCAAGGTCTTCAACCGTCGCGCGATCGAGGTCGACGCCGTCGTCGAGGAGCTGCTCTCCTACACCGAGCGCCTGCACCCGATGGTCGCCGACACCTCGCTGCTGCTCAACCGGGTGCTCGACGAGGGCAAGACCGTCCTCTTCGAGGGAGCCCAGGCGACGATGCTCGACGTCGACCACGGGACGTACCCCTTCGTCACCTCCTCGAACCCGGTCGCCGGCGGCGTCTGCGTGGGCGCCGGCATCGGCCCCACCCGCGTCGACCGCGTCATCGGCGTCATCAAGGCCTACACGACCCGCGTCGGTGCCGGTCCGTTCCCGACCGAGCTCTTCGACGCCGACGGTGAGGCGCTGCAGCGCATCGGCGGCGAGATCGGTGTCTCCACCGGTCGTACGCGGCGCTGCGGCTGGTACGACGCGGTCATCGCGCGCTATGCGACCCGCGTCAACGGCCTGACCGACTTCTTCCTCACCAAGCTCGACGTGCTGACCGGCTGGGAGAAGATCCCGGTCTGCGTGGCCTACGAGGTCGACGGCCAGCGGGTCGACGAGATGCCGATGACGCAGACTGAGTTCCACCACGCCAAGCCGGTCTACGAGTACCTGGACGGCTGGACCGAGGACATCTCCGGCTGCCGCTCCTTCGAGGACCTGCCCGCCACCGCGCAGGCGTACGTCAAGCGCCTCGAGGAGCTCTCCGGGACCCGCATCTGGGCCGTCGGCGTGGGCCCGGGCCGCGAGCAGACGGTGGTCGTCCACCCGGACTGA
- a CDS encoding SDR family NAD(P)-dependent oxidoreductase, translating into MSHRELGQLTVAITGGARGIGAAAARQLRDAGARVVISDRDETLLGRTADELGVLGHPLDVTDPEQWEAFASTVGRIDVLVNNAGIMPVGLFTEERPGVTEQVFAINTMGPIHGTRTFAPRMIAQGGGHIVNIASAVGRVALPGGATYSASKHAVVGFTEAVREELAPYGVDVSMVLPVIVQTDLSRGVSSTRGVPETKPEDVADVIVDVIRRPVAEAWAPCWGQPVAKVSSILPRRMKDLASRAFKADSVLTGADANVRAAYEADVRGR; encoded by the coding sequence ATGTCACACAGAGAACTGGGTCAGCTCACCGTCGCCATCACCGGCGGCGCCCGCGGCATCGGCGCCGCCGCCGCACGCCAGCTGCGCGACGCGGGGGCGCGCGTGGTCATCAGCGACCGCGACGAGACGTTGCTCGGTCGGACGGCCGACGAGCTGGGGGTCCTCGGGCACCCGCTCGACGTGACCGACCCGGAGCAGTGGGAGGCCTTCGCCTCCACGGTCGGCCGCATCGACGTGCTGGTCAACAACGCCGGGATCATGCCGGTCGGGCTCTTCACCGAGGAGCGGCCGGGCGTCACCGAGCAGGTCTTCGCGATCAACACCATGGGGCCGATCCACGGCACCCGGACCTTCGCGCCGCGGATGATCGCGCAGGGCGGCGGCCACATCGTCAACATCGCCTCCGCCGTCGGCCGCGTCGCCCTGCCCGGTGGGGCGACCTACTCGGCCTCGAAGCACGCCGTCGTCGGCTTCACCGAGGCGGTCCGCGAGGAGCTCGCGCCCTACGGCGTCGACGTCTCGATGGTGCTGCCCGTGATCGTGCAGACCGACCTCTCCCGTGGCGTCTCCTCGACCCGTGGCGTGCCGGAGACGAAGCCGGAGGACGTCGCCGACGTGATCGTCGACGTGATCCGGCGGCCGGTCGCCGAGGCGTGGGCCCCGTGCTGGGGCCAGCCCGTCGCGAAGGTCTCCTCGATCCTGCCGCGCCGGATGAAGGACCTCGCCTCGCGCGCCTTCAAGGCCGACTCCGTGCTCACCGGCGCCGACGCGAACGTCAGGGCGGCGTACGAGGCGGACGTGCGCGGGCGCTGA
- a CDS encoding MFS transporter, whose translation MSRAQGDVRARDGLDETLDNPWPALWALVLGFFMIMVDASILTVATPALISDLGAEVNEAIWVTSAYLLTYAVPLLITGRLGDRYGPKRIYLVGLVVFTASSLWCGLADDVTSLVAARAVQGLGAALMSPQTMAMITRIFPAAHRGQAMALWGATAGVATMVGPLLGGFLVGAWGWEWIFFINVPVGVVAFVAATRLLPDLTTHQHRFDWLGVLLFGSGMFGLVFGIQEGHQYDWGRIDGPVTVWRLIIGGVGLLALFVFWQSRNRAEPLLPLSLFRDRNFSVANLAIATVSFSFMTMGFPLMLYAQSVREWTPFQAGMLMTPLAVGSIVLARLVGGLTDREHPRTLTVFGFACAVVATAALALALDATTPVWVAVAAISLLGVGSAFLWGPLSATANRNLPMHQAGAGSGVYNSTRQVASTLGAAVAALVIEWRLEAYDLPTPNGEERRCGRPGRSTPRWPSTTPPRSPSRCGPCRWPSPWAWWPSSSSSARATSTSRAEVSRAAHGP comes from the coding sequence GTGAGTCGGGCGCAGGGGGACGTCAGGGCGAGGGACGGGCTCGACGAGACACTGGACAATCCGTGGCCGGCGCTGTGGGCGCTGGTCCTCGGGTTCTTCATGATCATGGTCGACGCCTCGATCCTCACCGTGGCGACCCCTGCGCTCATCTCCGACCTCGGCGCCGAGGTCAACGAGGCGATCTGGGTGACCAGCGCCTACCTGCTGACCTACGCGGTGCCGCTGCTGATCACCGGCCGCCTCGGTGACCGGTACGGCCCCAAGCGCATCTACCTCGTCGGCCTAGTCGTCTTCACCGCCTCGTCGCTGTGGTGCGGGCTGGCCGACGACGTCACCAGCCTCGTCGCGGCGCGCGCCGTGCAGGGGCTGGGTGCCGCCCTGATGTCGCCGCAGACGATGGCGATGATCACCCGGATCTTCCCGGCCGCCCACCGTGGCCAGGCCATGGCCCTGTGGGGCGCGACGGCCGGCGTGGCCACCATGGTCGGCCCCCTGCTCGGCGGCTTCCTGGTCGGGGCGTGGGGCTGGGAGTGGATCTTCTTCATCAACGTGCCGGTCGGCGTGGTCGCCTTCGTCGCCGCGACCCGGCTGCTCCCCGACCTGACCACCCACCAGCACCGCTTCGACTGGCTGGGCGTCCTGCTCTTCGGCAGCGGCATGTTCGGGCTCGTCTTCGGCATCCAGGAGGGCCACCAGTACGACTGGGGCCGCATCGACGGCCCGGTCACCGTGTGGCGGCTCATCATCGGCGGCGTCGGCCTGCTGGCGCTCTTCGTCTTCTGGCAGTCGCGCAACCGGGCCGAGCCGCTGCTCCCGCTCAGCCTCTTCCGCGACCGCAACTTCTCGGTGGCCAACCTGGCGATCGCCACGGTCTCGTTCTCGTTCATGACGATGGGCTTCCCGCTCATGCTCTACGCCCAGTCCGTGCGTGAGTGGACGCCCTTCCAGGCCGGCATGCTGATGACGCCGCTCGCCGTCGGCTCGATCGTGCTCGCGCGCCTCGTCGGCGGGCTGACCGACCGCGAGCACCCGCGTACGCTCACCGTTTTCGGCTTCGCGTGCGCCGTCGTGGCCACGGCCGCACTGGCCCTGGCGCTCGACGCCACCACTCCCGTCTGGGTCGCCGTCGCCGCGATCAGCCTGCTCGGCGTCGGCTCGGCCTTCCTGTGGGGTCCGCTCTCCGCGACCGCCAACCGCAACCTGCCGATGCACCAGGCCGGAGCCGGGTCAGGCGTCTACAACAGCACCCGCCAGGTCGCCTCGACTCTGGGCGCCGCCGTCGCGGCCCTCGTCATCGAGTGGCGACTGGAGGCCTACGACCTGCCCACCCCCAACGGCGAGGAGAGGCGGTGCGGGCGGCCGGGCCGCTCGACCCCGCGCTGGCCGTCGACTACTCCGCCGCGCTCGCCCAGTCGCTGTGGGCCCTGCCGGTGGCCTTCACCCTGGGCCTGGTGGCCGTCCTCTTCTTCGAGCGCCCGCGCCACTTCGACGAGCCGGGCTGAGGTCAGCCGCGCAGCGCACGGACCCTGA
- a CDS encoding helix-turn-helix transcriptional regulator, producing MRPDQWRLPSEPTMAAASSRAAAQGRRVRAIYPVRALHQARSTLLDRAAAGEEIRLLPEVRSRLAIVGDDRALIPEQPGLTNVRAIVLRDAAIVAPLRLYYEELWNQAVALPVFDAHDVRQDARRLLLSQMADGARDEQIARTLGIGLRTVRRRIASLMEELGAETRFQAGVEAVRRGWI from the coding sequence ATGCGCCCCGACCAGTGGCGGCTCCCCAGCGAGCCCACGATGGCAGCCGCGTCGAGCCGGGCCGCCGCGCAGGGCCGCAGGGTCCGGGCGATCTACCCGGTGCGCGCGCTGCACCAGGCGCGTTCCACCCTGCTCGACCGGGCCGCGGCCGGCGAGGAGATCCGACTCCTGCCCGAGGTGCGCAGCCGGTTGGCCATCGTGGGGGACGACCGGGCGCTGATCCCCGAGCAGCCGGGACTGACCAACGTACGCGCGATCGTGCTGCGCGACGCCGCCATCGTCGCCCCGCTGCGGCTCTACTACGAGGAGCTGTGGAACCAGGCCGTCGCGCTGCCGGTCTTCGACGCCCACGACGTACGCCAGGACGCCCGCCGGCTGCTGCTCTCCCAGATGGCGGACGGCGCGCGGGACGAGCAGATCGCCCGCACCCTCGGCATCGGGCTGCGCACGGTGCGCCGCCGGATCGCGAGCCTGATGGAGGAGCTCGGTGCCGAGACCCGCTTCCAGGCCGGGGTCGAGGCCGTCCGCCGCGGCTGGATCTGA
- a CDS encoding diacylglycerol/lipid kinase family protein — translation MERLLVITNSGAGTADEENLEAALEVLRDAYEVEVVATSSLDELDDALGRAGGRTVVVAGGDGSLHAVVQTLHDRGELSGATLGLLPLGTGNDFARGVELPLEADAAARALVAATARPVDLVVADDGTVVVNNVHLGAGAQAARYGAELKEKLGEAGVGKVNLGKLGYPLGAIKAAATEPVRVRIEVDGQTVSDEEVLMVALGNGASVGGGAELTPDADVSDGRIDVMVSTATGPLARVAYVAALARGAHPERDDVSYLHGQSVRITGEKFWTSADGELSGPHTERSWRLERAAFRMLLPEG, via the coding sequence ATGGAACGACTGCTGGTCATCACCAACTCGGGCGCCGGGACCGCTGACGAGGAGAACCTCGAGGCCGCGCTCGAGGTGCTGCGCGACGCGTACGAGGTCGAGGTCGTCGCGACCTCGTCCCTCGACGAGCTCGACGACGCACTGGGCCGGGCCGGCGGACGTACGGTCGTGGTCGCCGGCGGCGACGGGAGCCTGCACGCCGTCGTGCAGACGCTGCACGACCGCGGCGAGCTGTCCGGCGCCACCCTCGGACTGCTGCCGCTGGGCACCGGCAACGACTTCGCCCGCGGCGTCGAGCTGCCCCTGGAGGCCGACGCGGCCGCCCGCGCCCTGGTCGCGGCGACCGCCCGCCCGGTCGACCTGGTGGTCGCCGACGACGGCACCGTGGTCGTCAACAACGTCCACCTGGGGGCCGGCGCCCAGGCCGCGCGGTACGGCGCGGAGCTCAAGGAGAAGCTCGGCGAGGCAGGGGTCGGCAAGGTCAACCTCGGCAAGCTGGGCTACCCGCTCGGCGCGATCAAGGCCGCGGCGACCGAGCCGGTGAGGGTGCGCATCGAGGTCGACGGGCAGACGGTCTCCGACGAGGAGGTCCTGATGGTGGCGCTCGGCAACGGCGCCTCGGTCGGCGGCGGCGCGGAGCTCACCCCCGACGCCGACGTGAGCGACGGCCGCATCGACGTCATGGTCTCCACGGCCACCGGCCCGCTCGCCCGGGTCGCCTACGTGGCTGCGCTGGCCCGGGGCGCCCACCCCGAGCGTGACGACGTGAGCTACCTGCACGGCCAGAGCGTGCGGATCACCGGCGAGAAGTTCTGGACGTCGGCCGACGGCGAGCTGAGCGGACCGCACACCGAGCGCAGCTGGCGCCTGGAGCGCGCCGCCTTCCGGATGCTGCTGCCCGAGGGCTGA